From the Chryseobacterium fluminis genome, the window AGAACAATATTTTTAATAATAAGTACAATGGAGAAAGTGAATGTTTTCTGGTTTCGCAGGGATTTAAGATTAAATGATAACGCAGGATTATATCATGCCCTCAAATCAGGCGCCAGGGTAGTGCCCGTTTTTATTTTTGATACGGATATCCTGGATAGGCTCGAAAACAAAAGCGATAAAAGAGTAGATTATATCCACCAGGCTTTGCAGCAGATGCATACCGTCCTGAAATCACATGGAAGTGCCTTAAGCATCTATCATGGTAAACCCCTTGATATTTTCAGAAAACTGACTGAAAAATACGATATTGAAGCGGTATTCTGTAACAGAGATTACGAACCCCAGGCCATAAAACGGGATCAGGAAGTTGAAAAATTTCTTCACAATAATCATATCGGTTTTAAAGATTATAAAGACCAGGTAATCTTTGAAAAAAGTGAAGTCGTAAAAAATGACGGAACACCGTATACTGTATTTACACCATATTCAAAAAAGTGGCTTGAACATTTCAATAAAGATAATTTCAGAGAATTCACAACCGATTTTTCCCGGTTTCTTTCCTATACATCGCATTTTCCGGAATTGGAAGATATAGGTTTCCAAAAAACAGACCTGGAATTCATCCAGCCGGTGCTGGAAAATAAAATTATTGATACCTATGAGCAGTACAGGGATTTTCCGGCTCTGGACCATACCACTCATCTGGGGGTAGCACTGCGCTTTGGAACGGTCTCGGTTCGCAAATGTGTGGGTTTTGCATTAGAGCACAACCAGACGTGGCTGAAGGAACTGATCTGGAGAGAATTTTTTATGCAGATTTTATATCATTTCCCAAAAGTAGTCCGTCACTGTTTCAAAGAGAAATATGAAAATATCAGTTGGCGGAATGATGAAAAAGAGTTTCAACGGTGGTGCGAAGGTAAAACCGGATATCCGATCGTGGATGCAGGAATGAGGCAGCTTAACGAAACAGGGTTTATGCATAACAGAGTACGGATGATCGTTGCCAGCTTTCTTACAAAACATCTTTTGATCGACTGGCGCTGGGGAGAGGCCTATTTCGCAGAAAAACTCCTGGATTATGAGTTGTCATCCAATAACGGAAACTGGCAGTGGGCGGCAGGATGCGGATGTGATGCTGCACCCTATTTCAGAGTTTTCAATCCCTCGGAGCAGACTAAAAAATTCGATAAAAATCTGAAATATATTAAATCCTGGCTTTCTGAAAAAGAAATGAGCAGCGAACCTATCGTTGAGCACACTTTCGCAAGACAGAGGGCTCTGGATGCGTACGGAAAAGCCGTGAAAGAAAATTAATTCATATCACACGAGGATCATCCATAGCTGAGAAATTTATTTATAAGGAGCTTTTTCCTGCTCTCCGCACTCGCTATTTCATGAATTTGGCGGCGCGTCGCAGACGCGCCGCCAAATTCATGAAATGAGCTCAGACAGATGCTGCGATCAGGGCTAGGGTGGCAGTATCTCTTTAAAATACTCACCACATCAGCAAAGTCGGTCATGCTTTAAAAGAACATATGAATTGTATGCTCTTTCAATGTTTCCATAGTGATATTAGCGGTAAGAACAACAAAAAAACCGGAAGTACTTACTTCCCGCTCTGCCCAAGCTTTAAAATTAAGTTTTTTTAACATTCAAAAGCCGGGGTACTCCTTAAAAAATGCCTATTTTTGCGGCATATTCACCGTTTTTATTCAAAAACAAATGTTCTGATTGGGCATGGCAGGTCTTAGGTCGTTTATCTTTTTTTATTTAATGTTGGTTTTTACCCTTTTCAACTCGAAATGGGCGGAAAAATCATTAAATAAAATACCATGTATTCCTCCGCCGACTAATATTACGGTACTGGATGTCTACGAGGAGGCAGATATGAATACCCATGCGCTGCCTGCTGCTTCAAAAATCCTTAAATATTCCATTCGAAGAGAAGATGGTCAGACAACCATTGGGAAACTGTCTGCTATTCATGATGTTCCGAAAAAAGGACTTTCTGTCGTTTCCGAATTCGTGGTCTGCGGAGCCAAATCCTTTCTCCATCTTCTTCAGCTCTTTTAAATTAAGTTATTGAAATTCAGTCTAGTTTAACGAAATTTTTATAACTTAAAAAATATTACATGTATTTTAAAAACGTAATAATTTGCTGTATGGCAATATTATTCTCTGTGTCATGCAGTAAAGCCGAAAAAATAAAAGATCAGCAAGCCGCCGATGTTCCCGTCCTTAAAATCCGGGAAAAAGATACACTGGTTACCAATCAGTTTGTAACGGATATTCAGGCTAAAAAAAATGTCGAAATCCGTGCCAGAATTGGAGGAATTATCCAGAAAACGTACGTTAATGAAGGGCAGTTTGTCAAAAAAGGGCAGCCTTTATTTAAGATTAATGATGCCGAGCTTCAGATGGAACTGCTGAAAGCCAATGCGGCCCTGAAGCAGGCGGATGCAGAGGTGCGTATTGCTGAAGTGGAACTGAAGCAGATTGAAAGCCTGCACGCCAAAAAATTTGTAGCCGGTAATGAGCTGGAAATGGTGAAAGCCCGCCTCTCATCCGCCCGCGCAAAACGCTCCTATGCCGATGCCGAAAAAAGAACAGTTCTGCAGAAAATCAGCTTTACCAATCTGGTTGCCCCTTTCGACGGAGTCATAGATACCATTCCCTATAAAGACGGAAGCCTCGTTGAAAACGGATCTCTCCTGACCACTTTATCTCAGCTGAACGAAGTCTACGCCTATTTCTCCATTCCCGAAAATATGTATTTTGAGTTGCTGGCAAGCGACAGGCTCGGAAAACATCAGAAAATTGAACTCACGCTGCCCAACGGCGTTAACTATGAGTATAACGGGACACTAAAAACCGCAGAAGGGGAAATAGACCGTGCCACAGGATCAATCCGGTATAAAGTGGTTTTTCCGAATCCCGATCATCTGATCAAGCACGGAACTTCCGGAAAGCTCGTTATTTCGGAATATCAGCCCAAATCTATTATCATTCCGCAGAAATCTACTTTTTCCATTCAGGATAAAACCTATGTTTTTGCCGTTGACGGCCAGAATAAAGTGAAGATGACCAACATCCGGATAGGAACGACGCTGAGAGATTCCTACCTCGTAGAAAACGGGCTTAAGAACGGTGATTTAATTATTTATGAAGGTACACAGTCCCTGAAAGACGGTGACAGGATTACTATTAAAAAGAAACTCTAATCTTTCATAAATTTAAATCAATTAGCGATGGTAGAAATGTTTATAAGGCGAAAAGTTCTTTCGCTGGTAATTTCCATATTATTTGTTTTGCTGGGACTGATGGCTCTTTTGAAAATGCCTATCACCCAGTTTCCCGATATTGTACCGCCTTCTGTAACGGTAACCGCAAAATATACTGGAGCCAATGCGGAGGTTTCGGCCAATGCCGTGGCGCTTCCGCTGGAACGGGCGATTAACGGAGTTCCCGGGATGACCTATATGTCGACGGTGACTTCCAATGACGGGCTTACGCTCATTCAGGTATTTTTTGAGGTAGGTACCGATCCCGACGTGGCGGCAGTTAACGTACAGAACCGGGTAACAACGATTCTGGACGAACTTCCCGAAGAGGTAATCCGTGCAGGGGTGACCACCGAAAAGGAGGTGAACAGTATGTTAATGTACCTTAATATCACCAGTACCGACGAAAGCCAGGATGAGCAGTTCATTTACAACTTTACGGATATTAATGTTCTCCAGGAACTGAAACGTATCGACGGAGTGGGACGTGCCGAAATCATGGGACAGAAAGAATATTCCATGAGAGTCTGGCTCGATCCCCAGAAGATGGCGTCATACCGTATATCTGCCGATGAAGTGGTGAGCTCTTTACAGAAGCAGAATATTTCTGCCGCTCCCGGGAAAGTAGGGGAGACTTCCGGAAAAACATCAAGTCAGCTGCAGTATGTGATAAAATACAGAGGAAAATTTTTTGAGCCTAAGCAATATGAAGAAATTCCCGTTCGCTCGGACGAAAACGGAACTATTTTAAAGCTTAAGGATATCGCCAAGGTGGAATTCGGAGCCATGAATTACGGAATGGTTTCCAAAACCAACGGGAGACCCTCTGCATCCATTATGATGAAGCAGAGACCGGGTTCCAATGCCTCTGAGGTCATCGAAAATGTTAAAGCTAAAATGGAAGAACTGAAAGGCTCCTCTTTTCCTCCCGGCATGGAGTT encodes:
- a CDS encoding cryptochrome/photolyase family protein, with amino-acid sequence MEKVNVFWFRRDLRLNDNAGLYHALKSGARVVPVFIFDTDILDRLENKSDKRVDYIHQALQQMHTVLKSHGSALSIYHGKPLDIFRKLTEKYDIEAVFCNRDYEPQAIKRDQEVEKFLHNNHIGFKDYKDQVIFEKSEVVKNDGTPYTVFTPYSKKWLEHFNKDNFREFTTDFSRFLSYTSHFPELEDIGFQKTDLEFIQPVLENKIIDTYEQYRDFPALDHTTHLGVALRFGTVSVRKCVGFALEHNQTWLKELIWREFFMQILYHFPKVVRHCFKEKYENISWRNDEKEFQRWCEGKTGYPIVDAGMRQLNETGFMHNRVRMIVASFLTKHLLIDWRWGEAYFAEKLLDYELSSNNGNWQWAAGCGCDAAPYFRVFNPSEQTKKFDKNLKYIKSWLSEKEMSSEPIVEHTFARQRALDAYGKAVKEN
- a CDS encoding efflux RND transporter periplasmic adaptor subunit, whose protein sequence is MAILFSVSCSKAEKIKDQQAADVPVLKIREKDTLVTNQFVTDIQAKKNVEIRARIGGIIQKTYVNEGQFVKKGQPLFKINDAELQMELLKANAALKQADAEVRIAEVELKQIESLHAKKFVAGNELEMVKARLSSARAKRSYADAEKRTVLQKISFTNLVAPFDGVIDTIPYKDGSLVENGSLLTTLSQLNEVYAYFSIPENMYFELLASDRLGKHQKIELTLPNGVNYEYNGTLKTAEGEIDRATGSIRYKVVFPNPDHLIKHGTSGKLVISEYQPKSIIIPQKSTFSIQDKTYVFAVDGQNKVKMTNIRIGTTLRDSYLVENGLKNGDLIIYEGTQSLKDGDRITIKKKL